Proteins from a single region of Streptococcus oralis:
- a CDS encoding TetR/AcrR family transcriptional regulator: MEYQMRQWLEEALFDLLATKKSLQNISIAELSEHAQIARRTFYRYYHSKEEVLTNYLDRLIQDYIIELQTAKLTNFEDLVNLFFQYWSQYTEPLKILQDANLLVLILQRSYDKLSAAYTTVMAPWHVTNSNQRQITYDSRFIVGGLYNIFDEWLKTDYHTMPVNELVTTTLNTIKRMKNS, translated from the coding sequence ATGGAATATCAAATGCGGCAATGGCTGGAAGAAGCCTTGTTCGATTTATTAGCAACTAAGAAGTCTCTACAAAATATCAGCATTGCTGAACTCAGCGAACATGCTCAAATTGCTAGACGAACGTTTTATCGTTATTACCATTCAAAAGAGGAAGTTCTTACGAACTATTTAGACCGCTTAATTCAAGACTATATTATCGAACTTCAAACAGCAAAACTGACTAATTTTGAAGATTTAGTGAACCTTTTCTTTCAGTATTGGAGCCAGTACACTGAGCCATTAAAAATTTTGCAAGACGCAAACTTGCTCGTGCTTATCTTGCAAAGGTCTTATGATAAGCTTTCTGCTGCTTATACCACTGTCATGGCACCTTGGCATGTCACAAATAGTAATCAAAGACAAATCACCTATGATAGTAGATTCATCGTTGGAGGTCTCTACAATATTTTTGATGAATGGTTAAAAACAGATTACCACACAATGCCTGTTAACGAGCTAGTCACAACAACCTTAAACACCATAAAACGTATGAAAAATAGTTAA
- the purH gene encoding bifunctional phosphoribosylaminoimidazolecarboxamide formyltransferase/IMP cyclohydrolase, which yields MTKRALISVSDKAGIVEFAQELKKLGWDIISTGGTKVVLDNAGVETIAIDDVTGFPEMMDGRVKTLHPNIHGGLLARRDLDSHLQAAKDNNIELIDLVVVNLYPFKETILKPDVTYADAVENIDIGGPSMLRSAAKNHASVTVVVDPVDYAVILDELAANGETTYETRQRLAAKVFRHTAAYDALIAEYFTAQVGEAKPEKLTLTYDLKQAMRYGENPQQDADFYQKALPTDYSIASAKQLNGKELSFNNIRDADAAIRIIRDFKDRPTVVALKHMNPCGIGQADDIEIAWDYAYESDPVSIFGGIVVLNREVDAATAEKMHGVFLEIIIAPSYTDEALAILTNKKKNLRILALPFDAQDASEVEAEYTGVVGGLLVQNQDVVKESPADWQVVTKRQPTETEATALEFAWKAIKYVKSNGIIVTNDHMTLGVGPGQTNRVASVRIAIDQAKDRLDGAVLASDAFFPFADNVEEIAKAGIKAIIQPGGSVRDQESIEAADKYGLTMVFTGVRHFRH from the coding sequence ATGACTAAACGCGCCTTAATCAGCGTCTCAGACAAAGCGGGCATTGTTGAATTTGCCCAAGAACTCAAAAAACTTGGTTGGGATATCATCTCGACAGGTGGGACCAAGGTTGTCCTTGACAATGCTGGGGTGGAGACCATTGCTATTGACGATGTGACTGGTTTTCCAGAAATGATGGACGGTCGTGTCAAGACCCTTCACCCAAATATTCATGGTGGGCTCTTGGCTCGTCGTGACTTGGACAGCCATCTTCAAGCAGCTAAGGACAATAATATCGAATTGATTGACCTCGTTGTAGTAAATCTTTACCCATTCAAGGAAACCATCCTCAAACCAGACGTGACATACGCGGATGCGGTTGAAAACATCGATATCGGTGGGCCATCTATGCTTCGTTCAGCAGCTAAAAACCATGCCAGCGTGACGGTTGTGGTAGACCCTGTTGACTATGCTGTGATTTTGGACGAATTGGCAGCAAATGGTGAAACGACTTATGAAACTCGTCAACGTTTGGCAGCCAAGGTTTTCCGTCACACTGCGGCTTATGATGCTTTGATTGCGGAATACTTCACAGCTCAAGTGGGCGAAGCAAAACCAGAAAAACTCACTTTGACCTATGACCTCAAGCAAGCCATGCGCTATGGGGAAAATCCTCAACAGGACGCCGACTTCTACCAAAAAGCTTTGCCGACTGACTACTCGATTGCTTCAGCAAAACAGCTCAACGGTAAGGAATTGTCATTCAACAATATTCGTGACGCTGATGCGGCGATTCGTATCATTCGTGATTTCAAAGACCGTCCAACCGTTGTGGCTCTCAAACACATGAACCCATGTGGAATTGGTCAAGCTGATGACATCGAAATTGCTTGGGATTATGCTTATGAGTCTGACCCAGTGTCTATCTTTGGTGGAATTGTCGTCCTTAACCGTGAGGTGGATGCTGCGACAGCTGAGAAGATGCATGGCGTCTTCCTTGAAATCATCATCGCACCGAGCTATACGGATGAAGCGCTAGCCATTTTGACCAACAAAAAGAAAAACTTGCGTATCCTTGCCTTGCCATTTGATGCTCAAGATGCCAGTGAAGTGGAAGCAGAATACACAGGTGTTGTTGGTGGACTCCTCGTGCAAAACCAAGACGTAGTGAAAGAAAGCCCAGCTGACTGGCAAGTGGTGACCAAGCGCCAACCAACTGAGACAGAAGCGACAGCTCTTGAGTTTGCTTGGAAGGCAATCAAGTATGTGAAATCAAACGGTATCATCGTGACCAACGACCACATGACACTTGGTGTTGGCCCGGGTCAGACTAACCGTGTAGCTTCAGTCCGTATTGCCATTGACCAAGCTAAAGACCGCCTTGATGGCGCTGTGCTTGCTTCGGATGCCTTCTTCCCATTCGCGGATAACGTGGAAGAAATCGCTAAAGCAGGTATCAAAGCCATCATCCAACCAGGTGGATCTGTCCGTGACCAAGAATCTATCGAAGCAGCGGATAAATACGGCTTGACTATGGTCTTCACAGGAGTAAGACATTTTAGACATTGA
- the purN gene encoding phosphoribosylglycinamide formyltransferase, giving the protein MKKIAVFASGNGSNFQVIAEEFPVEFVFSDHRDAYVLERAEKIGVLSYAFELKEFENKADYEAALVELLDEHQIDLVCLAGYMKIVGPTLLSAYEGRIINIHPAYLPEFPGAHGIEDAWKADVAESGVTIHWVDSGVDTGKVIKQVRVPRLADDTIESFEARIHEAEYKLYPEVIRELLDK; this is encoded by the coding sequence ATGAAAAAAATAGCGGTTTTTGCCTCTGGTAATGGCTCAAATTTTCAGGTGATTGCTGAAGAGTTTCCGGTGGAGTTTGTCTTTTCAGACCATCGTGACGCCTATGTGCTAGAGCGGGCAGAAAAGATTGGTGTCCTATCCTACGCTTTTGAACTCAAGGAGTTTGAGAACAAGGCAGACTATGAAGCAGCTCTTGTCGAACTCTTGGATGAGCACCAGATTGACTTGGTTTGTTTGGCGGGTTATATGAAAATTGTCGGCCCAACCTTATTGTCGGCTTATGAAGGTCGGATCATTAACATTCATCCAGCCTACCTACCAGAATTTCCAGGCGCTCATGGGATTGAGGACGCTTGGAAAGCTGATGTCGCTGAGAGCGGCGTGACCATTCACTGGGTGGACTCAGGTGTGGACACAGGCAAGGTCATCAAACAAGTCCGTGTTCCACGTCTAGCTGATGATACCATCGAAAGCTTTGAAGCTCGTATTCATGAGGCAGAGTACAAGTTGTATCCAGAAGTTATTAGAGAATTGTTGGATAAGTAA
- the purM gene encoding phosphoribosylformylglycinamidine cyclo-ligase yields MTNKNAYAQSGVDVEAGYEVVERIKKHVARTERAGVMGALGGFGGMFDLSKTGVKEPVLISGTDGVGTKLMLAIKYDKHDTIGQDCVAMCVNDIIAAGAEPLYFLDYVATGKNEPAKLEQVVAGVAEGCVQAGAALIGGETAEMPGMYGEDDYDLAGFAVGVAEKSQIIDGSKVAEGDVLLGLASSGIHSNGYSLVRRVFADYTGEEVLPELEGKKLKEVLLEPTRIYVKAVLPLIKEELVNGIAHITGGGFIENVPRMFAADLSAEIEESKVPVLPIFKALEKYGEIKHEEMFEIFNMGVGLMLAVSPENVDRVKELLDEPVYEIGRIVKKENESVIIK; encoded by the coding sequence ATGACAAATAAAAATGCTTATGCGCAATCTGGTGTAGATGTTGAAGCAGGTTATGAAGTTGTTGAGCGGATCAAAAAGCACGTGGCTCGTACGGAGCGTGCAGGTGTCATGGGAGCTCTTGGTGGTTTCGGTGGCATGTTTGACCTTTCAAAAACAGGTGTCAAAGAGCCGGTCTTGATCTCAGGGACTGATGGTGTCGGAACCAAGCTCATGCTGGCTATCAAATACGATAAGCATGATACCATCGGTCAGGACTGTGTGGCCATGTGTGTTAATGACATCATCGCTGCAGGTGCGGAACCTCTTTACTTCCTTGACTACGTAGCGACTGGCAAGAATGAACCAGCTAAACTAGAACAAGTGGTTGCTGGTGTGGCAGAAGGTTGTGTGCAGGCAGGCGCCGCCCTCATTGGCGGGGAAACGGCTGAAATGCCTGGTATGTATGGTGAAGATGACTACGATCTGGCTGGTTTTGCAGTCGGTGTGGCTGAAAAATCTCAAATCATAGACGGTTCAAAAGTAGCTGAAGGTGATGTCCTTCTCGGACTTGCTTCGAGCGGGATTCACTCAAATGGTTACTCACTCGTGCGTCGTGTCTTTGCCGACTATACAGGTGAGGAAGTCTTGCCAGAATTGGAAGGCAAGAAACTCAAGGAAGTCCTACTTGAGCCGACTCGTATCTATGTCAAGGCTGTCTTGCCACTCATCAAGGAAGAGTTGGTCAACGGTATTGCCCACATCACAGGTGGTGGTTTTATCGAGAATGTTCCTCGTATGTTTGCGGCTGACTTGTCTGCTGAAATTGAGGAAAGTAAAGTTCCAGTGCTTCCGATTTTCAAAGCTCTTGAAAAATACGGTGAAATCAAGCATGAAGAAATGTTTGAAATCTTCAATATGGGTGTGGGACTCATGCTTGCAGTTAGCCCTGAAAATGTAGATCGCGTCAAGGAATTGTTGGATGAACCAGTCTATGAAATTGGTCGCATCGTTAAGAAAGAAAACGAAAGTGTCATCATCAAATGA
- the purF gene encoding amidophosphoribosyltransferase, whose protein sequence is MTYEVKSLNEECGVFGIWGHPDAAKLTYFGLHSLQHRGQEGAGILSNDQGQLKRHRDMGLLSEVFRNPANLDKLTGASAIGHVRYATAGEASVDNIQPFLFRFHDMQFGLAHNGNLTNAESLKKELEQRGAIFSSTSDSEILAHLIRRSHNPNLMGKIKEALSLVKGGFAYILLFEDKLIAALDPNGFRPLSIGKMANGAVVVSSETCAFEVIGAEWIRDVKPGEIVIVDDNGIQYDSYTNDTQLAICSMEYIYFARPDSNIHGVNVHTARKRMGAQLAREFEHEADIVVGVPNSSLSAAMGFAEESGLPNEMGLIKNQYTQRTFIQPTQELREQGVRMKLSAVSGVVKGKRVVMIDDSIVRGTTSRRIVQLLKEAGATEVHVAIGSPALAYPCFYGIDIQTRQELIAANHTVEETCQIIGADSLTYLSIDGLIESIGIETDAPNGGLCVAYFDGDYPTPLYDYEEDYRRSLDDKISFYK, encoded by the coding sequence ATGACATACGAAGTAAAATCTCTTAATGAAGAATGTGGTGTTTTCGGTATCTGGGGGCATCCAGATGCTGCTAAATTGACCTATTTTGGTCTCCACAGTCTTCAGCACCGTGGTCAGGAGGGGGCAGGAATCCTCTCCAATGATCAGGGGCAATTGAAGCGTCATCGTGATATGGGGCTTTTATCAGAAGTGTTCAGAAATCCAGCTAATTTGGATAAACTGACTGGAGCGAGCGCGATTGGGCATGTTCGTTATGCGACTGCTGGCGAAGCTTCTGTAGATAATATCCAGCCCTTCCTCTTTCGCTTTCATGATATGCAGTTTGGACTTGCTCACAACGGAAACCTGACCAATGCCGAATCGCTCAAGAAAGAATTGGAACAAAGAGGAGCTATTTTCAGTTCAACTTCGGACTCGGAAATCTTGGCCCACCTCATTCGTCGGAGTCACAATCCGAACTTGATGGGCAAAATCAAAGAGGCGCTCAGTCTCGTCAAAGGTGGATTTGCTTATATCCTGCTGTTTGAGGACAAGTTGATTGCTGCGCTTGATCCTAATGGCTTCCGTCCGCTTTCTATCGGGAAAATGGCAAACGGAGCGGTGGTGGTTTCGTCTGAAACCTGTGCCTTTGAAGTCATCGGTGCTGAGTGGATTCGTGATGTAAAACCAGGAGAGATTGTAATCGTGGATGACAATGGTATCCAGTACGATAGTTATACGAATGATACCCAGTTGGCGATTTGTTCTATGGAGTATATCTATTTTGCTCGCCCTGACTCCAATATCCATGGTGTCAATGTCCATACGGCCCGTAAGAGAATGGGAGCGCAACTAGCGCGTGAATTTGAGCACGAAGCGGATATTGTGGTCGGTGTACCAAATTCCTCGCTCAGCGCAGCTATGGGATTTGCAGAAGAATCCGGTTTGCCAAATGAAATGGGTCTCATCAAAAACCAATACACGCAACGCACCTTTATCCAACCGACTCAAGAATTGCGAGAGCAAGGGGTGCGGATGAAACTGTCTGCTGTTTCGGGCGTTGTCAAAGGTAAACGTGTGGTGATGATTGATGATTCCATTGTTCGTGGGACAACCTCTCGCCGTATCGTTCAGCTTTTGAAAGAAGCAGGTGCGACAGAAGTTCACGTTGCCATTGGAAGTCCTGCGCTAGCTTATCCATGCTTCTACGGGATTGATATCCAGACGCGTCAGGAGCTGATTGCGGCCAATCATACGGTAGAAGAAACCTGCCAAATCATTGGTGCGGATAGCCTGACCTATCTTTCGATTGATGGCTTGATTGAATCCATTGGGATTGAAACAGATGCGCCGAATGGTGGTCTCTGTGTCGCTTACTTTGACGGTGACTACCCAACGCCTCTCTACGACTATGAAGAAGACTATCGTAGAAGTTTGGATGACAAGATCAGTTTTTACAAATAG
- a CDS encoding phosphoribosylformylglycinamidine synthase: MNKRIFVEKKADFQVKSESLVRELQHNLGLSSLKSIRIVQVYDVFDLAENLFAPAEKHIFSEQVTDHVLDESAVQADLANYAFFAIESLPGQFDQRAASSQEALLLLGSSSDVTVNIAQLYLVNKDIDTTELDAVKNYLLNPVDSRFKDITTGIAKQEFSESDKTIPKLNFFESYTAEDFARYKAEQGMAMEVDDLLFIQDYFKSIGRVPTETELKVLDTYWSDHCRHTTFETELKQIDFSASKFQKQLQATYDKYLAMRDELGRSEKPQTLMDMATIFGRYERANGRLDDMEVSDEINACSVEIEVDVDGVKESWLLMFKNETHNHPTEIEPFGGAATCIGGAIRDPLSGRSYVYQAMRISGAGDITAPISETRAGKLPQQVISKTAAHGYSSYGNQIGLATTYVREYFHPGFVAKRMELGAVVGAAPKENVVREKPEAGDVIILLGGKTGRDGVGGATGSSKVQTVESVETAGAEVQKGNAIEERKIQRLFRNGAVTRLIKKSNDFGAGGVCVAIGELADGLEIDLNKVPLKYQGLNGTEIAISESQERMAVVVHPEDVDAFVAECNKENIDAVVVATVTEKPNLVMHWNGETIVDLERSFLDTNGVRVVVDTKVVDKDVKLPEERKTSTEALEADTLAVLSDINHASQKGLQTIFDSSVGRSTVNHPLGGRYQLTPTEASVQKLPVQHGVTHTASVMAQGFNPYVAEWSPYHGAAYAVIEATARLVAAGANWSKARFSYQEYFERMDKQAERFGQPVAALLGSIEAQIQLGLPSIGGKDSMSGTFEELTVPPTLVAFGVTTADSRKVLSPEFKTAGENIYYIPGQALSADIDFDLIKKNLAQFEAIQADHKVTSASAVKYGGVLESLALATFGNHIGAEVTLPELETALTAQLGGFVFTSAEEIVGVEKIGQTSANFTLLVNGVKLDGHKLDSAFQGTLEEVYPTEFAQAKELEAVPAIASEIVIKAKETIEKPVVYIPVFPGTNSEYDSAKAFEKEGAEINLVPFVTLNEEAIVKSVETMVDNIGKANILFFAGGFSAADEPDGSAKFIVNILLNEKVRVAIDGFIARGGLIIGICNGFQALVKSGLLPYGNFEDASSTSPTLFYNDANQHVAKMVETRIANTNSPWLAGVQVGDIHAIPVSHGEGKFVVTAEEFAELRDNGQIFSQYVDFDGKPSMDSKYNPNGSVNAIEGITSKNGQIIGKMGHSERYEDGLFQNIPGNKDQHLFASAVKYFTGK, from the coding sequence CAAGTCAGAGAGTTTGGTGAGAGAGCTCCAGCACAACTTGGGACTTTCAAGCTTGAAAAGTATTCGCATCGTGCAAGTTTATGATGTCTTTGACTTGGCAGAGAACTTGTTTGCGCCTGCAGAAAAACATATCTTCTCTGAGCAGGTGACAGACCATGTATTGGACGAATCGGCTGTGCAGGCTGATCTTGCTAACTATGCTTTCTTTGCCATTGAAAGCCTGCCAGGGCAGTTTGACCAGCGTGCAGCTTCGTCACAAGAAGCCTTGCTTTTACTGGGAAGTTCGAGTGATGTGACGGTCAACATAGCTCAACTTTACTTGGTTAATAAAGATATTGATACAACGGAGTTGGACGCTGTCAAGAACTATCTGCTTAATCCAGTAGATTCTCGTTTCAAGGACATCACGACAGGGATTGCCAAGCAGGAATTTTCAGAGTCAGACAAGACCATTCCGAAATTGAATTTCTTTGAAAGCTATACAGCAGAAGACTTTGCCCGCTACAAGGCCGAGCAAGGGATGGCCATGGAAGTGGATGATTTGCTCTTTATCCAAGACTACTTCAAGTCAATCGGGCGCGTGCCGACTGAGACGGAGCTCAAGGTTTTGGACACTTATTGGTCTGACCACTGCCGTCACACGACTTTTGAGACAGAGTTGAAACAGATTGATTTCTCAGCTTCTAAATTTCAAAAGCAATTGCAGGCGACTTATGACAAGTATCTAGCCATGCGTGATGAGTTGGGACGTTCGGAGAAACCACAAACCTTGATGGATATGGCGACTATTTTCGGTCGTTATGAGCGTGCTAATGGTCGTTTGGACGATATGGAAGTGTCTGACGAAATCAATGCCTGCTCGGTTGAAATCGAAGTGGACGTTGATGGTGTCAAGGAATCTTGGCTCCTCATGTTCAAAAACGAAACCCACAACCACCCAACGGAGATTGAGCCATTTGGTGGGGCTGCTACTTGTATCGGTGGAGCTATTCGTGACCCATTGTCAGGGCGTTCTTATGTCTACCAAGCTATGCGTATCTCAGGTGCAGGTGATATTACAGCTCCGATTTCAGAAACTCGTGCTGGGAAATTGCCACAACAAGTCATTTCGAAAACAGCGGCTCATGGTTATTCTTCATATGGGAACCAAATTGGTCTTGCGACGACTTACGTTCGTGAGTACTTCCACCCGGGCTTTGTAGCTAAACGCATGGAGTTGGGTGCCGTTGTTGGTGCAGCTCCAAAGGAAAATGTGGTTCGTGAAAAACCGGAAGCGGGAGATGTCATTATCCTCCTCGGTGGTAAGACTGGCCGTGATGGTGTCGGTGGTGCGACAGGTTCTTCTAAGGTTCAAACAGTTGAGTCTGTAGAGACTGCTGGAGCAGAGGTTCAAAAAGGGAATGCCATCGAAGAACGCAAGATTCAACGTCTTTTCCGTAATGGCGCTGTCACTCGTCTTATCAAGAAATCTAACGACTTTGGTGCAGGTGGTGTCTGTGTAGCTATCGGTGAATTGGCAGACGGTCTTGAAATAGACCTCAACAAGGTTCCTCTTAAATACCAAGGCTTGAATGGAACCGAAATTGCCATCTCAGAATCACAAGAACGGATGGCTGTGGTGGTTCATCCTGAGGATGTAGATGCCTTCGTTGCAGAATGTAACAAAGAAAATATTGACGCTGTTGTGGTTGCGACAGTGACTGAAAAACCAAATCTAGTCATGCACTGGAATGGTGAAACGATTGTCGACTTGGAACGCAGTTTCCTTGATACCAATGGTGTGCGTGTCGTTGTCGATACCAAGGTTGTGGACAAGGATGTCAAACTCCCAGAAGAGCGCAAGACAAGTACTGAAGCCCTTGAAGCTGATACTCTTGCGGTACTATCTGACATCAACCATGCAAGTCAAAAAGGCTTGCAGACCATCTTTGATAGCTCTGTTGGTCGTTCAACAGTCAATCACCCACTTGGCGGTCGTTACCAACTCACACCGACTGAAGCTTCTGTTCAGAAATTGCCAGTTCAACATGGTGTAACGCATACTGCTTCTGTCATGGCTCAAGGATTTAACCCTTATGTGGCAGAATGGTCTCCATATCATGGCGCTGCTTATGCGGTTATCGAAGCAACTGCTCGTTTGGTTGCTGCTGGCGCCAACTGGTCTAAGGCTCGATTCTCTTACCAAGAGTATTTTGAGCGAATGGATAAACAAGCAGAGCGTTTCGGTCAGCCAGTAGCAGCCCTTCTAGGCTCTATCGAGGCACAAATCCAACTTGGCTTGCCATCTATTGGTGGTAAGGACTCTATGTCTGGTACATTTGAAGAATTGACGGTGCCACCAACCTTGGTTGCCTTTGGGGTAACGACAGCAGATAGCCGTAAGGTGCTCTCTCCTGAGTTCAAGACTGCTGGTGAAAATATCTACTACATCCCAGGTCAAGCTCTTTCTGCTGATATCGACTTTGATTTGATTAAGAAAAACCTTGCTCAATTTGAAGCCATCCAAGCTGACCACAAAGTGACATCTGCATCAGCTGTTAAATACGGTGGTGTCCTTGAAAGCTTGGCTCTTGCTACCTTTGGAAATCATATCGGTGCAGAGGTAACCTTGCCTGAACTTGAAACGGCTTTGACAGCTCAATTAGGTGGATTTGTCTTCACCTCGGCTGAAGAAATCGTTGGAGTGGAGAAGATTGGACAAACAAGTGCCAACTTTACACTCCTTGTCAACGGTGTGAAGCTAGATGGACACAAGCTTGACAGTGCCTTCCAAGGGACATTGGAAGAAGTTTACCCAACTGAATTTGCTCAAGCAAAAGAACTGGAAGCAGTGCCAGCTATCGCTTCTGAGATAGTCATTAAAGCTAAAGAAACTATTGAAAAACCAGTGGTTTACATCCCAGTCTTCCCAGGAACCAACTCGGAATATGATTCAGCCAAGGCCTTTGAAAAAGAAGGTGCAGAGATTAACTTGGTGCCATTCGTGACCTTGAATGAAGAGGCTATTGTCAAGTCAGTTGAAACTATGGTTGACAATATCGGCAAGGCTAATATCCTTTTCTTCGCGGGTGGTTTCTCAGCTGCGGATGAGCCAGATGGATCAGCTAAGTTTATTGTCAATATCCTGCTCAATGAAAAAGTGCGTGTGGCTATTGATGGCTTTATCGCTCGTGGTGGCTTGATTATTGGTATCTGTAATGGATTCCAAGCTCTTGTCAAATCAGGTCTTCTTCCATACGGTAACTTCGAGGATGCCAGCAGTACTAGCCCAACCCTTTTCTACAATGATGCCAACCAGCACGTGGCCAAGATGGTGGAAACTCGGATTGCCAATACCAACTCACCGTGGTTGGCTGGAGTGCAAGTGGGCGATATCCATGCCATTCCAGTGTCGCACGGTGAAGGAAAGTTTGTTGTGACGGCTGAGGAATTTGCAGAGCTCCGTGACAATGGTCAAATCTTCAGCCAATACGTTGACTTTGACGGCAAACCAAGCATGGATTCTAAGTACAATCCAAATGGTTCTGTAAATGCCATCGAAGGAATTACCAGCAAGAACGGCCAAATCATCGGTAAAATGGGACACTCAGAACGTTATGAAGACGGTCTTTTCCAAAATATCCCAGGCAATAAAGACCAGCACCTGTTTGCGTCGGCGGTTAAATACTTTACTGGAAAATAA